CGGGCCCCGGGGGCCGATTGTGACGGGGGAACGAATACGAAGTGGCTCGACCCCGGCTCCAACCAGAGCGTCTGCGACGAATTGTACTCGACATCGTCGAGGAAGAAGCCAAGCCCCTCCGGCGAGGTGGCGATGTGGAGGGTCGCCTCGGCGACGAACGTCGCCGTCAGGGAGAGGGGAGCCGTCGGAGCGACGGAGTGGGCTCTCGCCATCCCGTCGCTCCACGAACGCCATTCGTACCGGGCCTCTGGCGTGTCGTCCGGCTGCGGAGGGGCCTCCAGCCAGTGGAGCACGCCGTCGTCCCACCAGAACGTCGTCCGAGCGACGATCGACACGTTGTCGGCCAAAACCGTCCGGCCCGACGGGAACGTGCCGACGGAGACCTGATGCTGCTTCACGAAGCGAGCGGTCAGGACCCGGTCCGCATCGGCGATCACGTCGTGGGTCATCGCTCCACCGTCGCTCCATGAGAGCCACATGTAGCGGGACCCTGGACCGATCGGGATCGGGGAGGAGACCGAGAGGGAATGGGTCGAGTTGATCGTCCAATTGAAGGTCTCGGGGCTCGCCGCCGTCACGCCATCGACGGTGACGGGCAATCCCGCCGGATCCGTGTCCACGGTCACGGTCGCAACGGGGAACCCGGGACTTCGAGCGTAGTAGATGTCGAAGTCGTCGCCGCGGCCATCCGTCCAAATCACGTAGATGTAATCGTTCGGCCCGGCCTCGATCGCGAAGTAGTCCCCCGGTCGGTTGTAGGACCCCGGGGTGTCCGCCGAGCTGACGCGGAGGTTCGCGGCCCACGTCGCGCCGCCGTCCGTGGAGTTCGAGTAGTAGATGTTCCACGCGCCGCTCCGCTGGTCCTCCCACGCCGCGTGGACGGTGCCGTGGCTGTCGATCGCGAGATCGACCATGTACTGCGTCGTGGACCCGCTGGCATCGTTGATCCGTTTGTTCGCGGACCAGGTCAGGCCGCCGTCCGTCGATCCGGACATGTAGATGTCCAGGTTCCCGTTGCGCATGTCCGGCCACGCGACGTAGATCGCGCCAGAGTTCTGGTCCACGTTCATCGCGGGAATCGAGAGCTGCCAGCCTCCGCCGGACGCGGACCCGTCGCGATCGTTGACTCGCTTGTCCGTGTGCCAGGTCGTCCCGCGATCCGAGGACCAGTCGAAGTAGATGTTGCTCTGGCTGAAGTCCCACCAGACAACGTACACGGTCCCGTTCGCCGCCGTCTCGATCACCGTGCCGAGGACGTTCGAGCTCGCCGAGTCCTGCGGATTGACGAAAGGCTTCTTCCACGTCGCGCCGCCGTTGTCGGACCATGTCACCGCGAGGACGTTGCCTTCGTCCCAGATCGCATAGATCCGGTTGCTCGGATCGACCCACATCGCGTCCTTGTCGACGAGGCCTCCGTTCCCCACGACGGTGTGCACGGTCCCCCAGTCAGTCCCTGTGGTCGTGTTCTGGACGTTGAAGTAGGAGCCGCAATCGTACTCCAGGTACGCGTAATGGACGCGGTCGTCCGGCCCGAGCGCCATCCAGGGATCCGAGTTGTGGCACCCCCGGTTCGGATGGGACTGGTTCTGGAGGATGTTCGGGGCCCACGTCTGGCCCTGGTCCGTCGAGTACGACGAACCGACCCGGAGTCCCGCCGCCTCCGGTCCGTCCGTCTCCTTCCACCCGGCGAAGATCGTCCCGGAACGGTTGATCGCCATCGTCGGCTCGACTTGCCAGGCGAACGGCGACGACCCGTCGGTGATGCGGATGTTCGGCAAGAACGGCACGACGGACGCCGGGTGCGCATTGGGACGGACCGCCGGGACCGCCGAATCCGTACCCGCGCGAGCGGTCGCCTGCGGGACCATCAGCGCCGATGCCACGACTAGTACAATCAACGCGAACGAAAACCCTTTCAACGCGATCCCCGCCCCAGCGAGGATTGGGACCTGACCCCTTAACCGTTTTGCTAAGCTGTGGAGCGGGACCCCACCGCGATCGGA
The Thermoplasmata archaeon DNA segment above includes these coding regions:
- a CDS encoding sialidase family protein; translation: MASALMVPQATARAGTDSAVPAVRPNAHPASVVPFLPNIRITDGSSPFAWQVEPTMAINRSGTIFAGWKETDGPEAAGLRVGSSYSTDQGQTWAPNILQNQSHPNRGCHNSDPWMALGPDDRVHYAYLEYDCGSYFNVQNTTTGTDWGTVHTVVGNGGLVDKDAMWVDPSNRIYAIWDEGNVLAVTWSDNGGATWKKPFVNPQDSASSNVLGTVIETAANGTVYVVWWDFSQSNIYFDWSSDRGTTWHTDKRVNDRDGSASGGGWQLSIPAMNVDQNSGAIYVAWPDMRNGNLDIYMSGSTDGGLTWSANKRINDASGSTTQYMVDLAIDSHGTVHAAWEDQRSGAWNIYYSNSTDGGATWAANLRVSSADTPGSYNRPGDYFAIEAGPNDYIYVIWTDGRGDDFDIYYARSPGFPVATVTVDTDPAGLPVTVDGVTAASPETFNWTINSTHSLSVSSPIPIGPGSRYMWLSWSDGGAMTHDVIADADRVLTARFVKQHQVSVGTFPSGRTVLADNVSIVARTTFWWDDGVLHWLEAPPQPDDTPEARYEWRSWSDGMARAHSVAPTAPLSLTATFVAEATLHIATSPEGLGFFLDDVEYNSSQTLWLEPGSSHFVFVPPSQSAPGARYTFVEWSDGGSFAHSILFSGAMSLEARFRTEFYLTVTSPFGEASGGGWYDEGTIAFASLSSTSVPGATGVRHAFVGWTGDAGGAGAVSDGILMDGPKSATAAWRTEYHVQVDSDVGTVEGTGWYPAGETVHLSAPVERTESGSTYRFAGWTGSVTSAEPSITIELVGPMTVRATWEPAGGLGTLSSSATVIGLAVSVVVLAAVVGLLAWRRRRRRD